The following nucleotide sequence is from Macrobrachium nipponense isolate FS-2020 chromosome 12, ASM1510439v2, whole genome shotgun sequence.
aataatatactatatttatcatAGTAATGGAGGTAGCTATAAAAGAGTGTGTAGGAAAAGAGGCCCCTGGGGAATGCGGTATGCAAATGACCTAGTGGTAAATGCAGAATCGGAGGAAGAGATCATGGAAATGTTTACCAGGTGAATAAGTGGAATGGAAAGATCAGAAAATTACCATATATGTAGTGACCAGAAAGGAAGCAAAGGAAAGAGTACATTTAGGATTGTGGCTATGAGAAAGGTGTGGGGGAGAGAGTGAGCTCTGTACTTTATAGCAAGAGTAACAGTTGGTGTCAGAAGGCATGCTCAGGATTAcaaaatgtatgtatacagaggGGAAGAGAGGGATAGATGGACAGGTCTTGGAagaagttgaaaatttaaatttccattaTCTTAGCAACACACTGGACTATGAAGCAGTTGTTAAGGAAGCTGTaagaaacagcaacaacaacacagATGAAAAGAGAGGTCACTAGAAAAATGAGCAATGACAAGGAAAATGGAGATGTTGGACATTGTAAAAACTTAATGTTAAGACATGGCTAGAGTACTGGGGGAAGAATGTATTAAAATTGGGAAAATGGCAGAGATGGGATTTCCAAAGACTAAGATTTCAAAGAGTAGTTTGAATATGTCATGAAAAGGGACTGGAAAAGTAGTAGATATGGAAGTAACAAGATGAGGACTTGTAACAAGGCCCGGGAAATCCTcgagaaatgaaacagatgacgACCTAAACCAGATTAGAGCTCAGGTAAAGAGAGCACAGGAtagaggaaaatgaagagaacTCATTTAAACATCTAATCCCCACAAAGGGAAAACTATTGTAAAACTattcatgatgatgataatgagtacttcagaaaacagaaaatagtATCATAAAGGTTAATATAATTTGAGGAAATAATATTACACCATTATGGAATTGGGCTAAGTAGAAGTAACTGACTGGCTAAACATTAGCCTACAGGATACCTCAACTTTGCATATATAAGATGTAGCCTATTTTATCAAATTCAGTACTTTACTGAAATGATTAGGCAGTCTGTTTCTGAACAgtgacaacaataataatcataacaacagcaacaataatattCTATGTAACCATCTTCATCAGGTAACCATCTGTAATAATTGAAATTGaaagtgcatatataaatttctttccaCTCAAAAGAGGTAGTATTACAATAGGTAAATCACACAATTATTTCCTTCACAGTCCACACTTCTTGTAACAATTTTTTAATCATGCCTTTAAGATAAtgcattaaatttaaaattaccaTAATGAAACTGCTACAAAACAATGTTACAATAATGAATGTACTGTATGTCAAAAAAGGTACTGAACATATAATTTGAGGTATTGTATGTTTCACCGATATTAATCTTGGGAACACATGTCAAACAATACTGTTTAAACTCTGTAGAGAAATCTTTTAGCACTTTACACATATTTCACTCTAAGCTCTAAAGTCTAATGATAGCAAAAGCATTTGCCTATGGTCCCTTTACAAATCTGGTTTATGGGAAAAATGCAGCAGCCTGCACAGTTTGAAATTAATTGGTATTTTCTGTCTTGCATATCATGCATCAAAATCTACTTAACCCAATACAAATGGCTTGCTAAACCTGaaactgcttttcattttcatgttttactTATGGAAAGTGCAATACAGATTATCAATATTGAAATTAAGGATGATATAAAATGCCCACAGCAAAATTTTGATTCTCAATTGCAATGCACCAGACTTCTTGAAGGTGCAAAAATTTTCCTTAAAGGTTATACACACATCAATCCTTTGGGGCTTTGTTGTGCAAAAACCACATAACAGCAAATAAAAACCCTCCAGGACAGTTCACTGTATCTTGGCTTATCAAAGCTCGGACTTCAGGAATTGACATTTCAACCACATCAATTAATTCACCTTCAGCTTCTAAGCCTCCACCTGGAAAATAAGTGATTTTTTAGTATCTACGCACAAACATGTAATTATCCACTGAGTGGTTATAAAGTGCAGCTAGGTTCACCACAAACACATTACAAATATTTGTGCATCAGAGTAATCTCCAGGAGTCCCCTTTTCTACCTAACCAAGCATTGTGGTCCCTGAATGCCCCTCACTGTCTTATTTCtgtctttattattgttttactcATGCAAAGTTGTTACTCTTATTAACCTCCTTTGTGATGCTGGTTAGTGATTAATTTGGCATTTTCGGTTTTCGGTAAGTCCTACTGTTGAACACTTGGGTATATCTGTAGGTAGGAAACTCTCCATTGGACACCCATTCGGTCTATGGTTTTCTCTGTGTTTTTGGTGGAAGTACAGTATTCTCTCCAGTCGTTAGTGAGTCACAAActgtgttttgtatattttcattagtaGTAAACTTATTAACATTGTGTGTCTGTGATAAAGTTGCCAGTACTTACAGTGGCCATATGCTTAATTATGATCATTTGtaagatttttcctttgtggaaCTGGAACTCTTAGCAATtttgcatattaatttgtttgttattttatttgatgTAGTTTCGTGCCTTAGCTTTCTTGTACGGGGTGATATTCACTGAATTAactgtatgtatatagttatgaTAATTATAGCATAATTACTTTTACTATtacgtattatttttttttctgtctcactcgaatgggtggtatttatagtgtggggttccgggttgcaatcttcctccttatgagtccatcacttttctcactatgtgcactgtttctcatagcacactcttctgcatgaatcctgaacctacttcggtatctagtttttccaggttccttttcagggatcttgcgaTCATGCCtcatgttcctatgattatgggtactattttcattggtatatcccatatcttttaatttctattttcaagtcttgatacttatcaattttttctcattttccttatGTACTCCGGTGTCTGATGGTACTGCAACATCAGTGACTAATATTTTGtttgtgatactttcttcttgattttgtccatCAGCGTCAGGACTGAGCCATTGGCAtacatcaccctatctgttctaataacATAgctccagaggatctttgcctgattgttttctgtcactccctcaggttggtgttcataccatttattattattattgttatggatctatcacagtcatcctatttgacttggtggtttttatagcgtggggttccaggttgcatccttccttcttaggagtccatcacttgtctTACCATGTgcagtttctaggagcacactcttctgcatgagtcctggagctacgtcagcaTCTAGTTTCCAAGTtgttttgcaggattattattattaattatgaaatCATCACAAATCTGCTTTTGGCATTTAATAatagtacatattttatttaattatttgtaataaaatcccACATTGATGTTTCAGTGTACCTGACAAACTTCATGTGCAGCATTGAAAAATCCCCCAGTTTACATATAGTAGTGCTTGGGTTAAATTTGCTCAAACAGGGTTATGTGTAAGATGTGTCAGGACTGGTCTCCATCTCAAAGGCATTTTACAGTACTAAAAGATGCCATCAATACACTAGCCATATCAAATGAAAGGGATGTGTCCCCAGCATGAGTTAACATTTTTGGCCAGGGTTTTTAATCAGAAGCCAGGTTCACCTCAGCTCATTTTCTTGTATGAATCACTCAAAAAGACATCAATATAGAATTGATATTAGCAACCCTTTTCTATCCATCCACCTCTGCCTAACATTTCTGCAGTGTTTGAATTATCATCTAATGGGTCTTAGGTCAGTATTGACAGGCAACAGATCATTCTCATTTTCCAAACATCATTGCAAACTACTCAATGCCTATACATTTTTTATGGTATGTCCATGAAAACTTACATCTTTATCATTCAGAGTTCATAgggaatgataaaaaagaagaaattctccTCTCTGGTTCAGGGTCTTGACTTTCCAAACTATTCCTGACACTAGCAACCTTAGCTAGAAAATTAATCATTACTGCTTTGATTGAATTTGGTGGCAAATTACAGCTCCTCTAGTTTCATGTCCTGAAATATTAGTTTGATTTGCTTTGACAGGTAGCTGTAGTGAGCATTTAGATATTGGACAGCCAAAAATGTATGTGAGAAGCATTACTTACACTCCTTAAATTACAAGAGGTTCTACTTTTTCGCCTAAATTATTATCTAATTCTGTCCTTTAAGTGCTAAATTACAAGGTTTATTCTTGATCTTACTATACAGTAACtattaaaaatagttataggaTATGCATTTTTCCTCTGATACAATTCTAATAAACTATATTTTCTCTTATAAAAGTTTTCTTAACCGAGAGGATGGCATAAGTACCACTCTATATGTTTGAGTGTTACACAGTCAAGTAATGCAAGGTAATTTAAGGTGCAGTAGAGTAATACCTTAACAACACACTGGGCATAGTACAATTTAGGGGCTACAGTATTATAAAGAGTAATTTTCTGCGACTGAATCTCATATTTGTAAACTAAGATAACACAAAATCATACCttgagatttcttcatctcatttGTGACTTCAACATAGAACATTGTCTGAAGATCTCCTGTTACTCCTACACCAGATCTGTTAATACAGGGAAGGACATGTCAGTATTAATCTCACATATTTTAAAAGGgcatatcataaaatattaaactCCTCTGTACAGCAAGTCCTCCTTATTAGTGATGGGTTAATTCCAAAATCAGTTGCAATGATGTAATGACAGGCTCATGATCTTACAGATGCTGAATACTGTAGCCCATGATTAATACATTCTACTTTCACAGTTTTGAATATGGACTCCATGTTTAccatataataaaaaagtaatctatagcaaagaaaaacagaatatatTAGTCTGTATACTTTCACTGTCTATAAAGAtacagaaggagaaagaagaggCTGATGAAGCACACAAGTCTCCAGTAGATTGCCCATTTTACAAATCAGTGAAAATCTTGGTAATTTATTAAGAATAGTACGTAATTGGCTTTAATATCAAGGAGTGTTGTTAAGCCTGAAGCCTTTCATGGTTTTTCAGGCAAAATCATATTGAACCTTATGGAGCCATAATCTCTGTCCTTCTATCCCTCAGTTCACAAAACCAAACCAACATAGTAAACCATGCTGTACTTCCACAGTGCAGTGAAACATCATAAATGAGAAAGCAAATTTTGTGACCAATGGCACTTAATAAGCTCATTAAACCACTGTTTAGGAAAAATAGCTTTGCAAATTATAAGAAGTTTTGCATACCTCACCTCAAGGTTAGTATTTTTTGGAATTTCTCCAATGGGACATCATAACCACACTCTTCAAGAACTTCATGTTTGGCATCTTGAACTAGTGACTGATCTTTGTCATGAATCCCAGCACAAAGTTCAAGAGTGATGCCATCCACACCAGGGAACTTCGAAGTATCAACAACTTTACAGTCTGGCTCCTTATGTCTCACAATACTATAATACACAGCTGTGAATGAAAATGCATATTTTAGTGTTCACAATTGTGACAGGGATGCTCAGTAGTTTTAGGAGTTCCCAAAAGCACACAGGTTTCAAAGTGAAACTACTGTACAAGAAGAGTGTGAATTATAGAGAAAATTAAGTGTACTCTAGCATAAATGGAAAACTAGTAATATGGCTCAGAAAATACCAAACTGGTAATTTAGGATTACTGTACCACCTGAACAGGTAAATAATTGATGAAAAGCAACCTGTAACCActaatgtatatattgtacagTTGGAAAAGAAGACCAGTGGTCTTAAAAAAAGGCAACTtagagcagaaagaaaattcaacAGAGTCAAGATTATGGATTGTAATATTTGAAActtcatgaaaataattatacTGTATGACGATTCTGTACCAGGGCGAAACTGTCGTACGAACACAAGCGCTTTCTTGTCGGTATTGTAGATAATGATTGAAACACTTTCATGCTGGGTTACTAAGTCCCATACCTTCTTTTTCCCAtcctgaaaacagaaaaatgataggtACTGTAATAggaaatgaaatgttttaaaGGTATGCACAAAAAAGGGACAATGAAATACTTTGTGATTCTGATAACACACATAACCAGAATATAGTCTCGGACTTATGAGCAATcaagattttttatcattatataagaCCCACAAATTTGTCTCATATGGGTCAAAATGaaccccccaaaaccccaaaatGGTACATTAGCAAAATTAATATTACTTGTATGTACATGGCCATATATTTCAGATAAACTTATTCTTCTCAGCTTAGTCCCATTTATATATAGGGTCGCTGTTTTAGATGAGCAACTTGCATCTACCTCTGTGGTGCTCTTCTGATTCGTCAAGTCCCCTCTCTCTCAAGTCTTCCCTCACACAGtctctccatctctttcttggccCTCCTCGTCTTTTACCCTGCACTTCCATCTCCATAGCATGCCTTCCAGTATGTCTTCTTCCCTTCTGAATTGTCATACTCATTCCTAATCCTATCCTCCCTCGTTACACCAGACATCCATCTTAACATTCTCATATCCGCTACGTCCATTTTCTTCTCATCTGCCTTTGTCATACTTGCCATTTCTGTACCATATAGCATAGCTGGTCTTATTGCTCCCTTATTCAACTTTCATTCTAGTCTTAATgtcactcttttgtcacaaaggaCTCCAGAGGCAGCCATCCAATTGTTCCATCCTGCTTGTATCCAAAGTTTtatttcctcatccattcttCCACCAGCCTCTATTATAGACCCTAAATATTTGAACTTGTCAACTCTCTATTTCTTCACCATCCCATATTGTagataaattcttttttattgtttcatttaacttatttaatttacacaacaatttttttacattgttttacTTATATACTTCTTTAAAAGAGGCCATCCATATATAGAGACAGCCATATATCCTGGTTGAAGTCATTAACAGTTTGCAATTTaaaagacaataataaaaattcagcGCAAAATCTGTtgtcagcaaataaaaaaaaaaaatgcatactcACACCTGAATATTTTCACAGAATATAACCTACACTTGTCAATACATATTTAGTCAAGAGAAATTTTTTATACTTGTCAAGAACATAAGGTACAAAGAATGCTTATTTCTAACCTGTTTATAATGCATTCGGTaaggaataaaaaattttgaCTCCGTGAGTGGTTCTACAGATACATCTTCAATCTTATCCATGCTGCTCTTGGCtcagttttctggaaaagaataaaaacaataggTAACCAACCTTAATTGGAAATTGAAATACTGAATAGTAACAATTAATTTACAAGGAAAATGATGTACAGTGTTTGTCTGCAGTGTTTTATCTATTCAGTGGTAAAAGCTAATGATGAATTAAACATAAAACACTGCATAATTTGAGATATGCATCAACAGTGTTCACTTTACATTAGGGtaatatttgttaaccctcttaagccggagccctaaaaatcaaaacgtctccgatatgccgggcctggtttggagtgagcgcggaagtggaaaaaataattttttcaaaaaattacagcgcgcgtacttttgaagattaagagttcattttgtttttggctcctttttttgtcattgcctgaagtttagaatgcaaccatcagaaatgaaaaataatatcattatcatatgtaaataatgcgatatatggtagcgaaaaaaaaaaaattcatacataattgtattcaaatcacgctgtgcagaaaacgatcaaagctaaccagttacttttttttggcgttgtattgtacactaaattgcgatcattttaatatataatacattgtaaaacaataaaagtaacaccggaaaaatattatcacaaaatgatgtacgaattcgtaacgcgcggacgcaaaaaaatatttttttcaaaattcaccgtaattctaaataatgttctagagacttccaatttgttttcaaaattaagacaaatgattgaatattacgatactgtaagagttttagattagaattgcagatttcgaccatttcggacgagttaaatttgaccgaatgtcgaaatttttaataatatatattttttcatatgcacatatttcgaagatggaaaaagctacaaccttcaattattttttatt
It contains:
- the LOC135225061 gene encoding uridine diphosphate glucose pyrophosphatase NUDT14-like; protein product: MDKIEDVSVEPLTESKFFIPYRMHYKQDGKKKVWDLVTQHESVSIIIYNTDKKALVFVRQFRPAVYYSIVRHKEPDCKVVDTSKFPGVDGITLELCAGIHDKDQSLVQDAKHEVLEECGYDVPLEKFQKILTLRSGVGVTGDLQTMFYVEVTNEMKKSQGGGLEAEGELIDVVEMSIPEVRALISQDTVNCPGGFLFAVMWFLHNKAPKD